The sequence GCCGCCACCATCCCCCGCCGCCACTGGCCATGGTTCAAGGCCCACGGCGGCAAGTCCTTTCCGGCCGACCTGCTTGTCGCGGCCGCCCGTGAGCTGGACGCGTTCGCGCGAATGCTGGAAAAGGAAGGAATCACGGTGCGCCGCCCCGACCCGGTGGACTGGCAGGCCCCGTTCTCGACCCATCGTTTCGGGCCGGTCACCGGGATGTACGGCGCCATGCCGCGCGACTGCCTGCTGGTGGTGGGCGACGAGATCATCGAAGCGCCGATGGCCTGGCGGAGCCGCTACTTCGAGACACGCGCCTACCGCAGGCTGATCAAGGAGTACTTCGCCGCCGGGGCCCGCTGGACGGCCGCCCCCAAGCCCGAGCTGGCCGACGGCTTCTACAACGCAGACATCCCCGACACCGAGTTCGACGTGAACCGGGGGCGCAGCGTGATCACCGAGGCCGAACCGGTGTTCGACGCGGCGGACTTCTGCCGGATGGGCACCGACATCTTCGTCCAGCTGAGCCACGTGACCAACCGGTTCGGGGTAGACTGGCTGGCCCGGCATCTGGGGCCCGACTACCGGATCCACGTGCTCGAGTTCGACGACCCGCACGCGATGCACATCGACGCCAGCTTCATCCCTCTGGCGCCGGAACGGCTGATGATCAACCCGGAGCGCGTCGGCCGCTCCATGCTCCCGGCCATGTTCCGCGGCTGGGAGATCCTGGAGGCGCCCGAGCCGACGGTTCCCGACGACCACCCCTTCTACTTCACCAGCAGGTGGCTGTCGGTGAACGTCCTGAGCCTGGACGAGACGCGCGTGGTGGTGGAGGCGGCGGAGGCACCGATGATCGCCTTCCTGAAGCGCCACGGCTTCGAGCCGATCCCGGTGCCGTTCCGGAACTTCGGCAGCCTGGGCGGGGGCTTCCACTGCGCCACCTGCGACATCCGCCGCCGAGGCGGGCGTCAGAGCTACTTCGGCACGCCGTGACGAAACGGCTCGCGGGGAGATGAGCCGTCCCGGCGCGGCCGCGTGGTCCATCGCACGAACCCGATCCGACCGGCAGAGACAGGCGACAGCCTCGAGCGGGGTCGCAGCCCGATCAGGTGTTCCCTCCTGGGGGTCAAGCGTGACCTCACGCCGGAAGAGCGTGCCGCGATCGACAGTGCCCTGGCGGGATACCTTCGCGACCTCGAACGCGAGTTCCAGGACGGGGTGCGCGCCGACTACTCCGTCTTCCAGGCGGGTCGCCTCCGCTACGACGTGACGCCGAGCCGGCCTCCGCGAAAAGGTCAAGCCGCGCTGATCGAGCCGGTCCGCCGGGCCCGCACGGACGGTCCCGACCAGCCTATCAACAAGCGCACGATGACGGACATGTTCCACCAGCTCGAACGCGTTGCTGGGGGCATGCCGATGGAGGGCCGCGGGTGGTACGGGATCCGTCGCAAGGCAAGTGACGTCTGCGAGGACTTCGAATCGGACGAGCGCGTGCTGAACAGTGCCACCGGCCACCGAAGCTCCGATACCCGCCGGAAGAAGTACCAGCAGCGCGACCGCCCGGAGATTCTCGCCAAGACCGCGGAAACGCGCCGCCGGGTCGGCACCGAAGCGTCGGACGGCAGAGCCTCAACGGCGATGCCCGGCCCGCAACGTAGGTTTGGCGGGCTGGTCCCCGCCGCGCCGCGCAGCGCTTCTCTGCCCGGGGAACCCCCTGATATTCCGGCAGAGAGCCCCCGGAGATGCGCCACATACACTACCACATACACCAGGGGCCGTTTCGGGTGGTGTATGCGTGAAAAGGCCCCACATCGTAAACCGATGCAGGGCCTTCACTTAAACCAGTCGGGACGGCCGGATTTGAACCGGCGACCCCCTGAACCCCATTCAGGTGCGCTACCGGGCTGCGCCACGTCCCGAACCCCGGTCTCCGTCCGCGCCGAAACGCGGCCGAAGAGCACCTAAGCTAAACCATTCCGCCGCCCGGGTCAACCCACGCTTCCATCCGTTTCCCCGCCCCGTCGGCGGCCGGGCTCAGCCGCGCGGCCGGAACTTTGCTGCCCGCTCCGCGTATCCGCGCAACGCGGCGGGCGCGGAGTCCGCCGCGCATCCGTACCGGACCGGATCGCGCCGGCCCGCCCCGGCGCCCCGCTTCCCGCACCCGATTGGAAAACATCCGCATGCTTCGTCCCCGTCTGCCGATCGTCGCCGCCGGGCTGGCGCTGGCCGGCTGCGCGCCCGCGGCCGCGAACACCGGCGCCCCCGCGGCGCCCGCCGGCTCCGGATCGCCCGCGCCGGCGGCCGCGCCCGCGCGCGAGAACCCGTTCTTCACCGCCAGCACGCTCCCGTACCAGGCGCCGCGCTTCGACCTGATCCGCGACCAGGACTACCAGCCGGCGCTGGAAGAGGGGATGCGCCAGCAGCTGGCCGAGATCGAGACCATCGCCGGGCAGGCCGCCGCGCCGACCTTCGACAACACCATCGTGGCGATGGAGCGCTCCGGGCAGCTGCTCACGCGCGTGTCCAAGGTCTTCGGCGCCGTGGTCCAGGCCAACAGCGACTCCACGCTGGAGCGCGTGCAGACCGAGGAGGCGCCGCGCCTGGCCGCCCACAGCGACGCCATCTACCTGAACGACCGGCTCTTCCAGCGGGTGAAGAGCCTGTACGACCGCCGCGCCTCGCTGGGCCTGACCCCCGAGCAGGACCGGCTGGTGGAGCGCTACCATCAGAGCTTCGTCCGCGCCGGCGCCAACCTGTCCGAGGCCGGCAAGGCGCGGATGCGTGAGCTGAACCGCGAGGAGAGCACGCTCAGCACCGCCTTTACCACGCGGCTGCTGGCGGCCACGAAAGCCGCGGCGGTGGTGGTGTCCGACCGCGCGGAGCTGGCGGGGCTCGGCGAGGCGCAGATCGCCGCGGCGGCCGAGGCGGCGCACCAGCGCGGGCTGGACGGGAAGTGGGTGCTGCCGCTGCAGAACACCACCCAGCAGCCGGTGCAGGTGTCGCTGGAGAACCGGGCGCTCCGCCAGCGCGTCTTCGAGGCCTCGGCCCGGCGCGCCGAGCAGGGCGACGCCAACGACACGCGCGAGCTCATCCGCCGGCTGGCGCAGCTGCGGGCGCAGAAGGCGCAGCTGCTGGGCTTCCCGACGTACGCGGCGTACTCGCTCGACAACCAGATGGCGAAGACGCCGGACGCGGCCATCCGGCTGCTGACGCAGGTGGCCACGCCCGCCAACGCCCGCGCGCGCGCCGAGGCGCGGCGCATCCAGCAGCAGATCGACCGCGAGCACGGCGGCTTCACGCTGGCGCCGTGGGACTGGCAGCACTACGCCGAGCAGGTGCGGCGCGCCGAGTACGCCATCGACGAGTCGCAGGTGAAGCCGTACTTCGAGCTGGACCGCGTGCTGCGGGACGGCGTGTTCTTCGCCGCCAGCCAGCTGTACGGGCTCACCTTCCGCGAGCGGCACGACATCCCCGTCTACCACCCCGACGTGCGCGTGTTCGAGGTGTTCGACGCCGACGGCAAACCGCTGGCCCTGTTCTACTGCGACTACTTCAAGCGCGACAACAAGGGCGGCGGGGCGTGGATGGACAACTTCGTGGACCAGTCGGGGCTGATGGGCACGCTTCCCGTGGTCTACAACGTGGCCAACTTCCAGAAGCCGGCCGCCGGGCAGCCCGCGCTGCTCACCTTCGACGACGTCAGCACCATGTTCCACGAGTTCGGGCACGCGCTGCACGGGATGTTCTCGAACGCGCAGTATCCCACCCTCTCGGGCACCAGCGTGCCGCGCGACTTCGTGGAGTTCCCGTCGCAGTTCAACGAGCATTGGGCCACCGACCCGGCCGTGTTCGCGCACTACGCCCGCCACTACCAGACCGGCGCGCCCATGCCGGCCGAGCTGGTGGAGAAGATCAAGCGCGCGCGCACCTTCAACTCCGGCTTCGAGACCAGCGAGCTGGTGCAGGCCGCGCTGCTGGACATGGCCTGGCACACGCTTCCCGCGTCGGCGCCGCCGCAGGACGTGGATGCGTTCGAGAAGCAGGCCCTGGCCCGCTACGGCGTCGCGATCGACGAGGTGCCGCCGCGCTACCGCACCAGCTACTTCGCGCACGTCTGGGGCGGGGGCTATGCGGCGGGCTACTACGCCTACCTGTGGAGCGAGGTGCTGGACGACGACGCCTTCGCCTGGTTCACCGAGCACGGCGGGCTCACCCGCGCCAACGGCCAGCGCTTCCGCGACATGATCCTGTCCCGCGGCGGCACCGTGGAGCCGGGCGCGCTCTACCGCGCCTTCCGCGGCCGCGACCCGCAGGTGGGGCCGCTGCTCGAGCAGCGCGGTCTCGCCTCGCCGCCCGCGTCGCCGCGGCAGTGAACCGCGTTTTCGGTAGATGAAGAAACGACGAAGCCCCGCGGCTCATCCGCGGAGCTTCGTCGTTTTTCCGATCGATCCGGGGAAGATGGATCTCACGCGGAGACGCGGAGTCGCGGAGTCGCGCGACGGATTCTCCACGTTTTCGCGGCGCCCCGTGTGATCCAGCGACGCCCGGGAGGCGCGGAGGATGCCTCAGCCAGGCGATGCCACCGTCGTAGCGGGAGATGGCGCGGGCGGATCCTGCCGCAGCCAGTGCTCCAGCAACGCCCGCTGCTCCGGCGTGGGGTTCTCCACGCTCTTCGGCGCCAGGCGCTGCGGCGGGCCGAACTCCACGGAAAGCGGCAGCGTCGTCAGCTCGTCGCGGCGGAACACGGTGAGCTGCACCGTGCTCCCCGGCGCCTTCTCCTGCAGCCGCATCCCCAGGCTCATCGCGTCCACGCGCAGGCCGTCGAGCGCCACCACCTCGTCGCCCGCGGCCACGCCGGCGCGCCAGGCGGGGGTCCCGGCCAGCACGTTGCCCACCACCGTCTTCCCCCCCTCGTACTTGAACTGGAAGCCGATGCGCGCCTCGCGCTGCGGCTCCGCGGGCGGGCGGGGCGGCTGGCCGGGCGCGGGCGGCGGGCGCACCTCGTGCGCGGGAACCAGCTCCAGCCCCGCCGCGGCCAGCCCCGGCGCCAGGTCCAGCTCCTCCGCGCTCCGCAGCCAGCGGTCGAAGAGCGGGCGCAGGTCGGTCCCCGCCACCTCCGACGCCAGCTCCTCCACCCGGCGCTCGGGGAATCCCACGTCGGGGCGGCCGTGCCCGGCCCAGAGCGCGCGCATCACGTCGTCCAGCGAGCGCTCGTTCCCCGTGGCGCGCCGGATCTCCAGGTCCGCCAGCAGCGCCACCAATCCCCCCTTGTGGTAGTAGGAGATGGTGGCGTTCGCGCTGTTCGCGTCGGGCCGGTAGAACTTGATCCAGGCGTCGAAGCTGGCGTCCTCCAGCGGCTGCACCAGCCGCCCGGGGATGGCCATCAATCGCGTGACCTGCTCGGCCAGCTTCTCCAGGTAGCGCTGCGGGTTGAGGATCCCCGCGCGGCGCAGGATGAGGTCCGTGTAGTAGGTCGTGATCCCCTCGACCACCCACAGCTCGCGGGTGTACGCCTCGCGCACGTAGTCGAACGGGCCCAGCACGGCCGGGCGGATGCGCTTGCCGTTCCACGCGTGGAAGAGCTCGTGCGCGACCAGGGCCAGGAAGCTCTCGTACTGCGGCCCGCGGAAGCTCCACCGGTCGGCGACGAGGACCGTGGAGTCGCGGTGCTCCAGCCCGCCCGAGCCGCCGGGGATAAGGTGGAGGATGATGGTGTACGCGCGGTACGGCAGCTCGCCGAATAGCGCCTTCTCCGCACGGACGATCTTCGTGGTGTCGGCGATCAGCCGCTGCGCGTCGTAGTTGCCGCGCCCCCAGATGGCGTAGCGGTGGGGCACGCCGTCGACCTCGAAGTCGATCACCGCGTGCGTGCCGATCTCCAGCGGGCTGTCGGCCAGCTCGTCGTAGTGCGCGGCGCGGAACACGTTCGGCGCCGTCTCCTCCATCGCCGTCGTCACCCGCCACCCCTGCGGCGGCTGCACCTCCAGCCGCACCTCGTCGTCCTGGCGGCCGTCCAGGTACATGAACACGCTGGTGCCGCTGAC comes from Longimicrobium sp. and encodes:
- a CDS encoding M61 family metallopeptidase; this translates as MPITYRLAFPEPQTHHFLVDVQAEGVTAPARLVMPSWTPGSYLMREFPRNVVTFAAVDGAGNPLAFAKTDKNTWEIAAPADGVLRARYLVNADELSVRTSHLDSTHAFVSGTSVFMYLDGRQDDEVRLEVQPPQGWRVTTAMEETAPNVFRAAHYDELADSPLEIGTHAVIDFEVDGVPHRYAIWGRGNYDAQRLIADTTKIVRAEKALFGELPYRAYTIILHLIPGGSGGLEHRDSTVLVADRWSFRGPQYESFLALVAHELFHAWNGKRIRPAVLGPFDYVREAYTRELWVVEGITTYYTDLILRRAGILNPQRYLEKLAEQVTRLMAIPGRLVQPLEDASFDAWIKFYRPDANSANATISYYHKGGLVALLADLEIRRATGNERSLDDVMRALWAGHGRPDVGFPERRVEELASEVAGTDLRPLFDRWLRSAEELDLAPGLAAAGLELVPAHEVRPPPAPGQPPRPPAEPQREARIGFQFKYEGGKTVVGNVLAGTPAWRAGVAAGDEVVALDGLRVDAMSLGMRLQEKAPGSTVQLTVFRRDELTTLPLSVEFGPPQRLAPKSVENPTPEQRALLEHWLRQDPPAPSPATTVASPG
- the dcp gene encoding peptidyl-dipeptidase Dcp, whose product is MLRPRLPIVAAGLALAGCAPAAANTGAPAAPAGSGSPAPAAAPARENPFFTASTLPYQAPRFDLIRDQDYQPALEEGMRQQLAEIETIAGQAAAPTFDNTIVAMERSGQLLTRVSKVFGAVVQANSDSTLERVQTEEAPRLAAHSDAIYLNDRLFQRVKSLYDRRASLGLTPEQDRLVERYHQSFVRAGANLSEAGKARMRELNREESTLSTAFTTRLLAATKAAAVVVSDRAELAGLGEAQIAAAAEAAHQRGLDGKWVLPLQNTTQQPVQVSLENRALRQRVFEASARRAEQGDANDTRELIRRLAQLRAQKAQLLGFPTYAAYSLDNQMAKTPDAAIRLLTQVATPANARARAEARRIQQQIDREHGGFTLAPWDWQHYAEQVRRAEYAIDESQVKPYFELDRVLRDGVFFAASQLYGLTFRERHDIPVYHPDVRVFEVFDADGKPLALFYCDYFKRDNKGGGAWMDNFVDQSGLMGTLPVVYNVANFQKPAAGQPALLTFDDVSTMFHEFGHALHGMFSNAQYPTLSGTSVPRDFVEFPSQFNEHWATDPAVFAHYARHYQTGAPMPAELVEKIKRARTFNSGFETSELVQAALLDMAWHTLPASAPPQDVDAFEKQALARYGVAIDEVPPRYRTSYFAHVWGGGYAAGYYAYLWSEVLDDDAFAWFTEHGGLTRANGQRFRDMILSRGGTVEPGALYRAFRGRDPQVGPLLEQRGLASPPASPRQ